One genomic window of Pocillopora verrucosa isolate sample1 chromosome 8, ASM3666991v2, whole genome shotgun sequence includes the following:
- the LOC131784260 gene encoding uncharacterized protein, whose translation MSETSELSLEEVNTWKVDALKLFCRKRNLKTSGAKAELVARVFAASEMGIQVQASAKELMCITESERAKLLFTPEGSKLPDPLGLKDGWIDEKDGLTSWPPIFLSDITKYLMADHPGKDIKLHERVMNEYKEGKAYRLFDSGFLKEVFYHELENMDFCFLKAKCTHSMKVGDTPHTSWICSRKNGEIISAYCTCTAGMSGSCIHVMALLFRIEAANRNGMTNPACTSKECVWNVPIGNKTVIKPSRICDMEWKASKLNKETTRPAIDSRRKLFNSHEELKPLTPKGKRKSFYNNLKDLLPESAFIKLATAEFEEPCSTSVTIEINTEVPECVMPKSSKKDLSADDIHLIEQGTIGQSENEAWHDYRKGRLTASNFYRVYTKVETLKTKGGDAQELVDTIQGKSNGPSEHLPALKYGRNMEKVAKDKYVKLFQREHKDAKFRECGLFIDESDQFIGASPDLLVECSCCGLGVLEVKCPYSIVNDLPSEDNLSYLVKINGKIVLKEKHAYFAQIQGQMAVTKRTWCHFLVYTQKGYHLELIKFNNDYWEKIKQNLIWFYNKYLSE comes from the exons ATGAGCGAGACAAGTGAGCTTTCCCTCGAGGAAGTCAACACATGGAAGGTGGACGCTCTCAAGTTATTTTGCCGTAAACGAAATCTTAAAACTTCTGGAGCTAAAGCTGAACTTGTAGCCCGTGTGTTTGCAGCATCAGAGATGGGAATCCAAGTACAAGCATCGGCTAAAGAACTAATGTGCATCACGGAGTCTGAGAGAGCGAAGCTATTGTTTACTCCTGAGGGCAGCAAGCTTCCCGATCCTCTTGGGCTAAAGGACGGATGGATTGATGAAAAAGATGGGCTAACATCATGGCCTCCTATATTTCTAAGTGACATTACGAAATATCTGATGGCTGATCATCCTGGAAAGGATATTAAACTGCACGAACGGGTCATGAATGAGTACAAAGAGGGGAAAGCATACCGCTTATTTGACTCGGGCTTTCTGAAAGAAGTTTTCTACCATGAACTAGAAAATATGGATTTTTGCTTCTTGAAAGCAAAATGTACGCATTCGATGAAGGTTGGTGATACACCACATACATCATggatttgttcaagaaaaaatggagaGATTATCAGTGCCTACTGTACCTGTACTGCTGG tatgAGTGGTTCTTGTATTCATGTGATGGCACTGCTGTTCAGAATTGAAGCAGCAAACCGTAATGGTATGACAAATCCTGCATGTACGTCCAAAGAGTGTGTGTGGAATGTTCCAATAGGAAACAAGACTGTAATCAAGCCCTCTAGAATTTGTGATATGGAGTGGAAGGCTTCAAAGCTAAATAAAG aGACGACCAGACCTGCCATCGATAGTCGCCGAAAGTTATTCAATTCACATGAAGAGTTGAAGCCCCTGACtccaaaaggaaagaggaagtcgttttataataatttgaaGGACTTGTTGCCAGAATCGGCATTCATCAAATTAGCAACGGCTGAGTTTGAGGAACCGTGTTCAACTTCCGTTACAATAGAAATTAATACTGAAGTACCTGAATGTGTAATGCCTAAGTCATCAAAGAAAGACTTAAGTGCTGATGATATACATCTGATTGAACAAGGCACCATTGGTCAGTCTGAGAATGAGGCATGGCACGATTACAGAAAAGGCCGATTAACTGCCTCTAATTTCTATAGAGTGTACACAAAAGTTGAAACCCTTAAAACTAAGGGGGGTGATGCACAGGAACTAGTGGACACAATCCAGGGTAAAAGTAATGGACCGTCGGAACATTTACCTGCTctaaaatatggaagaaacatGGAGAAAGTTGCTAAGGATAAGTATGTGAAACTGTTTCAGAGGGAGCACAAAGATGCAAAATTCAGAGAGTGTGGACTATTTATTGATGAATCTGACCAATTCATTGGAGCATCCCCTGATCTGCTTGTTGAATGTTCCTGTTGTGGATTAGGGGTGCTAGAAGTGAAGTGCCCTTATTCTATTGTTAATGATTTACCATCAGAAGACAATCTTTCCTACCTGGTAAAGATTAATGGCAAAATTGTCTTGAAAGAGAAGCATGCATATTTTGCACAGATACAGGGACAAATGGCTGTGACAAAGAGAACATGGTGTCACTTCCTGGTCTACACCCAAAAGGGTTATCATCTGGAGCTAATCAAGTTCAATAATGATTACTGGGAAAAGATAAAGCAAAacctaatttggttttataataaGTATTTAAGTGAATGA